The Micromonas commoda chromosome 6, complete sequence genome includes the window AATGCATCGGGgttcgacgcgtcaccgcgcgaggTTCCGCCCGCGGGTGtgcgccccgccgcctcgaggacATCCTCCCACTCGAATAtctccgcgaggtccgccgcccacggcgccgggTACGTGCCTTGGGGAGTCACCAGgtcgtcatcgcgtcgcgcccgcctgGCCCCCGAGTTTTTCAACCTTCGTCCCGGGTGCGCCGTGCAgctcggggcggcgcggggccggggcTTCGCAGCGCCcggggcgaccgcggggggGGTCACGAGACGCACGAtacacgcggcggcgtgggttGACGACGCCATGTGCACACGTCGTCGACCTGACCGCGCGAGGTGGTCTGGGGTGAGGCACTTCGCCAGAGGCCGAAAAGCCACGAACACGACGGAACAGGGTGGCTCGAATTCTCATTGCGACCTGGCACGGCCCATCCATGTCCGCCGAggatgagctcgccgcgttccatgccgagatcgcggcggtggagacaGCAGCGGCGCCAGAGGAAGATACCGGGGATGGAACcccggaggagctcgagttcgaggacgacgacgggaccTGGTACGTCTGGGATCGCGCGACCCGCAAGTACAAGCCCAAGGGGGAGGACGTGATGGCCGCGCCCGCtgccgccccgccgcccacgtggagcgccgccgacatGGTGTTCCAGGACGAAGACGTGGCCATCCCCTCCCTCAACGATGCGAAGaaggcggtcgcggcggccaagcggggcgacgacgaagacgagcccggcgccgagccggaGGAtccggacggcgcgccgaagATGAGCGAGATGGCCATCAACGCCatcgagaaggagaaggagcgacgcgccaagcgcgaggaggccaGACGAGCGAACGCCAACGGCGATGGATCCGGTTGGTTCGATCTCAAGACGAACACCTCCGTCTACGTCACCGGCctgcccgacgacgcggaggttgacgaggTCAAGGAGGTCTTCTCCAAGTGCGGCGTCAtcaagctcgacgcggataccgcggcgccgcggatcaAGCTCTACAGGCACAAAGAGACGGGGGAGCTCAAGGGGGACGGGTTGGTGACCTACCTGAAGGAGCCGAGCGTCCAGCTCGCGTGCACAATCCTGGACGGAGCGCCGTTCAGGCACACCATGGGAACCAACATGACGGTGACCCCGGCAAAGTTTGAGATGAAAGGGGACTTCGTGGCGAAGAAGCGGAGCGGCGGTaagaagcgcaaggcggCCGTGATCGCCAAGcaggaggctgagctcggGTGGGGGGGCTTCGACGACACCAAGGACAGGAAGAAGACGACGGTGATAATCAAGCACATGTTCACGCTGGACGAGATGTTCTCGGATCCGAACTTTAGggtggagctcgaggaggacgtcgaggcggagtGCGGGAAattcggcgcggtggacaagGTGAAGGTGTTCACGACCAATCCGGAGGGTGTGGTCAGCGTCCGTTTCAaggacggaggcgacgcgcaaAAGTGCGTCACCGCGATGAAGGGAAGGTGGTTCGGGGGCAGACAGCTGGAGGCGTCGCTCTGGGACGGCTTCACCAACTTTGCGAAAGCCGGGCTGGAGTccacggaggaggacgaggccaaACGTCTGAAGGCGTTTGGGGATGAGCtggggggcgacgaggacgattgACGAACGATGCGATGCGAATACGATGCGACGCGAATTTAATCATCACCCGTTTCATCACACggccacgacgccgtcgaagacgagctcggcggggcCGGTCATGATGACCCTGTTGTCGCTCTCGCGCCACTCAATCTCGAGCGGCCCGCCCGGCAGCTCAACCGTGCACTTTCGCTCCGTGCGTCCCtccagcaccgccgcgacgacggtggcgcacgcgccggtgccgcacgcgagggtggcgcccgcgccgcgctcccacACGTGCATCTTGACGTAGTTCCTGTTCACAACCTCGGTGAACTCGGTGTTGGTCTTGGCGGGGAAGGCCGGGTGCTTCTCGAACATCGGGCCGTAGTGGGACAGGGCGAAGGAATCGACCTTgatgccctcctcgtcgcacTCGCCCTCCTTGCCGAAGGTGACGCAGTGGGGGTTGCCCATGCtcaccgcggtgacgagccAGGTCTCACCGTCAACCTCCATCTTGGCgcggaccgcggcgccgtcctggGTGGCTTCGAAGGTGCACGGAACCTTGGGAGGGTCGAGCGTGGGCTCGCCCATATCGACGCTCACCtggccgtcggcgcgaaccTCGGGCTGGATGAGGCCCGCGAGGGTACCGACCTTGTACGCCTTggggtcggcgccgtccatcTTGGCCACGAAGTTGGCGAGGCACCTGATGCCGTTGCCGCACATCTCGGGCTCGGTGCCGTCGGAGTTGTACATGCGCATGGAGTAGTCCTCGTCCTTCTGCACCAGGCCGGGGGGCATCGCGAagatgacgccgtcggcgccgatgccgaaGTTGCGATCGCACAGCTGCGCGCAGCGCTCGGACGAGAGCTTGATCTCGGAGCTGTCCCTGTTGTCCACGAGCACAAAGTCGTTGCCGAGACCCTGATACTTGTAGAACttgaccgcgtcggcggccgcggcgacggcgacgcagcggcggcgggcgcccgcgcggcgaacgacgcgatgggAAGCGagtccgcgaacggcggagggcgcgacgagcgcggacgcggaggcggacatGTCTCTCGAAGTCGCTGTAAGACTGTCGAAGAGAtgggcgggcgcgtgcggcggatgcgcggcgcggtgcggtCGAGCGGGCGTGCCCGTCGAAGTGCGCGAACCCCTTCGACGCGTCACTTATCCAACCGaacgaaccgccgccgacgaggcctTCGTCATCGACACGCAGCTTCGAAACCGCACACGATGCAAAAAATTGTTTCGGGACTTTTACCGGAAATCGCGAAAACATCCCCCGTCCGAGGTCGACGAGAGCATCGACAcgcccgtcgctcgctcgctcgcccGACGGACGCCAGTTCCCGCTCGTTCACCCCGCGTTTCGACCGTCCAACACCCGAGGCGACTCGCCAACGTCCCACAATctcctcgtcaccgccgcccgccaccccttcgccgccgccacccccgcgtggCCTCCGAAGCCATCGCGAAGGCCACCACGCCCGccgtcaccaccgccgcgcccgccgccgccgggccgaTCCCATtcgcgccttcgtcgccgacaCCGATGTACCGGGCGCACcacctcaccgccgcgaccaccccgaacgcgtcgacggaaTCGTATCCGTCGGAATCCATCGCGAGACTttgtccgtcgtcgccggcgcgagtgGCGCCTGCGTTAGTCCCCGTCGTCTCCCGCCCCGTCTCCCGGGTCCCCGATCCgcccggcgacctcggcttCGTTCGCGGGGACCCCTGGGACTTCACCCTCGCTTCACCCTcgggcacagctgtgtcgtcttcgtcttcgtcgtctgCCGTTCGCttcacagctgtgtcgtcttcgtcgtcgatctcggcgtcgagtcggCGCCACGCATCCGCCGTGAGCGTCCCCTCGTTCACCCGGGCCGTGAGCCACGTCctggcgtcgcgcgatcgtctCCGGCGTTGGAACGTGAGGTGCACCGCGTACAaccacgcggcgcccggcaagatgtccgcgtcgtcgtccccttcCCCGTCCCTCCGCCCGCCCCTTCGATCGACGAGGGTTCGCTCGAAGATTCGTTGGAGCGCCttctcggccgccgcctccgcctccgccgggtccgcggggtTCGCCAGCCTCAGCCTACTCCAGAGtaaggcgctcgcgcgatggAACTCCTCGCCGAAGCCGGCCgccatgcgcgcggcgtccaggtCGTGTCGCGTCAATCCCCCCAATTTATACTCGGCCTGGATCCACAcgcactcggcggcgacgcgctcggacGTGGAACCCGCGAcctggcgggcggcggcggcctcgattTTCGCCCGCTCGAACGATCCGCTGACGAGCAGccgctccgcgtcgtccaacgccctcatccccgcgcgccctgACCCTCAAgcggccgcgcgcccgt containing:
- a CDS encoding predicted protein; this encodes NTSVYVTGLPDDAEVDEVKEVFSKCGVIKLDADTAAPRIKLYRHKETGELKGDGLVTYLKEPSVQLACTILDGAPFRHTMGTNMTVTPAKFEMKGDFVAKKRSGGKKRKAAVIAKQEAELGWGGFDDTKDRKKTTVIIKHMFTLDEMFSDPNFRVELEEDVEAECGKFGAVDKVKVFTTNPEGVVSVRFKDGGDAQKCVTAMKGRWFGGRQLEASLWDGFTNFAKAGLESTEEDEAKRLKAFGD
- a CDS encoding predicted protein; amino-acid sequence: MRALDDAERLLVSGSFERAKIEAAAARQVAGSTSERVAAECVWIQAEYKLGGLTRHDLDAARMAAGFGEEFHRASALLWSRLRLANPADPAEAEAAAEKALQRIFERTLVDRRGGRRDGEGDDDADILPGAAWLYAVHLTFQRRRRSRDARTWLTARVNEGTLTADAWRRLDAEIDDEDDTAVKRTADDEDEDDTAVPEGEARVKSQGSPRTKPRSPGGSGTRETGRETTGTNAGATRAGDDGQSLAMDSDGYDSVDAFGVVAAVRWCARYIGVGDEGANGIGPAAAGAAVVTAGVVAFAMASEATRGWRRRRGGGRR
- a CDS encoding predicted protein — its product is MSASASALVAPSAVRGLASHRVVRRAGARRRCVAVAAAADAVKFYKYQGLGNDFVLVDNRDSSEIKLSSERCAQLCDRNFGIGADGVIFAMPPGLVQKDEDYSMRMYNSDGTEPEMCGNGIRCLANFVAKMDGADPKAYKVGTLAGLIQPEVRADGQVSVDMGEPTLDPPKVPCTFEATQDGAAVRAKMEVDGETWLVTAVSMGNPHCVTFGKEGECDEEGIKVDSFALSHYGPMFEKHPAFPAKTNTEFTEVVNRNYVKMHVWERGAGATLACGTGACATVVAAVLEGRTERKCTVELPGGPLEIEWRESDNRVIMTGPAELVFDGVVAV